One genomic segment of Osmia bicornis bicornis chromosome 16, iOsmBic2.1, whole genome shotgun sequence includes these proteins:
- the LOC114872207 gene encoding sugar transporter SWEET1, with protein MTSTEMKDALASTASICTVLQFLAGVLVCRKIIKNGTTGNSSALAFVTCYTSCVLWMRYGMLISDRFVLLVNVFGTILQASYVCVFILYSVKKFKIVKQMIAANCFLGVVYFYSFYEEDKVLAARYVGFLSCTVTVLFFASPLMMVAHVIKVKNTESLPFPIIMASLIVSAQWFAYGCLINDSFLQVPNFLGCVLSAFQLCFFLVYRSGETIEARLI; from the exons ATGACTTCGACGGAGATGAAAGATGCATTAGCTTCCACAGCTTCAATTTGTacagttttacaatttttagcTGGCGT GCTAGTGTGcagaaaaatcattaaaaatggTACAACAGGAAATAGTTCAGCATTGGCATTTGTAACATGTTATACATC ATGTGTTTTATGGATGAGATACGGTATGCTTATCTCAGATCGTTTTGTATTGTTGGTAAATGTTTTTGGCACAATACTCCAAGCATCATATGTTTGCGTGTTCATTTTATATAgcgttaaaaaatttaaaattgttaaacaaATGATTGCAGCAAATTGTTTTCTTGGAGTTGTATACTTTTACAGCTTTTATGAAGAAGATAAAGTATTAGCTGCAAGATATGTTGGTTTTCTTAGCTGCACAGTAACAGTATTATTTTTTGCATCTCCTTTAATGATGGTG GCACATGTGATCAAAGTAAAGAATACCGAAAGTTTACCATTTCCCATTATAATGGCTTCTCTAATAGTTTCTGCTCAGTGGTTTGCATATGGTTGCCTTATTAATGACAGTTTCCTACAAGTACCAAACTTCTTAGGCTGTGTTCTATCTGCATTTCaactttgtttctttttagTTTATCGAAGTGGAGAAACCATTGAGGCTCGCTTAATATAA
- the LOC123988568 gene encoding alpha-ketoglutarate-dependent dioxygenase alkB homolog 7, mitochondrial isoform X2: MLSRKHIARIMYYIRTKQVCNKADRNVENWKEELCNTMQIFPNFITVEEENSLMEEIEPYIKKLRYEHSHWDDAIHAYRETERNKWNENNLKIINKIREKAFPKGMSQIPLIHVLDLAPEGWIKPHVDSIRFCGEIIAGLSLLSNSVMRLTMVENETLYKHDFLLPQRSLYIMSGTARYNYKHEILKNEESYFEGQPVSKTRRISVICRSQPNPDT; encoded by the exons atGTTATCGAGGAAACATATAGCTCGTATAAT GTATTATATACGAACAAAACAAGTATGTAACAAAGCAGACAGAAATGTAGAAAATTGGAAAGAAGAGCTATGTAATACCatgcaaatttttccaaactTTATTACTGTAGAGGAAGAGAACTCTTTAATGGAAGAAATTGAACCCTATATAAAGAAGCTACGATATGAACATTCTCATTGGGATGAT GCAATACATGCTTATAGAGAAACAGAGCGAAACAAATGGAATGAAAATAACTTAAagataataaacaaaattcgtGAGAAAGCATTTCCCAAAGGAATGTCTCAAATTCCATTAATACATGTTTTGGACCTAGCACCAGAAGGATGGATAAAACCTCATGTTGACAGTATTAGG TTCTGTGGAGAAATAATTGCTGGTTTAAGTTTACTAAGCAACAGTGTAATGAGACTTACAATggttgaaaatgaaacattataTAAGCATGACTTTTTGCTACCACAAAGATCTTTATACATAATGAG tggTACAGCTAGATATAACTACAAACATGAAATCTTGAAGAATGAAGAATCATATTTTGAAGGGCAACCTGTATCAAAAACTAGACGCATTTCAGTAATATGTAGAAGTCAACCAAACCCTGATACTTAA
- the LOC123988568 gene encoding alpha-ketoglutarate-dependent dioxygenase alkB homolog 7, mitochondrial isoform X1, with translation MLRATLSLFTFSINKNFNSIILRYYIRTKQVCNKADRNVENWKEELCNTMQIFPNFITVEEENSLMEEIEPYIKKLRYEHSHWDDAIHAYRETERNKWNENNLKIINKIREKAFPKGMSQIPLIHVLDLAPEGWIKPHVDSIRFCGEIIAGLSLLSNSVMRLTMVENETLYKHDFLLPQRSLYIMSGTARYNYKHEILKNEESYFEGQPVSKTRRISVICRSQPNPDT, from the exons ATGTTGAGAGCTACACTTTCTTTGTTTACCTTCTCTAtcaacaaaaattttaattctatcATTTTAAGGTATTATATACGAACAAAACAAGTATGTAACAAAGCAGACAGAAATGTAGAAAATTGGAAAGAAGAGCTATGTAATACCatgcaaatttttccaaactTTATTACTGTAGAGGAAGAGAACTCTTTAATGGAAGAAATTGAACCCTATATAAAGAAGCTACGATATGAACATTCTCATTGGGATGAT GCAATACATGCTTATAGAGAAACAGAGCGAAACAAATGGAATGAAAATAACTTAAagataataaacaaaattcgtGAGAAAGCATTTCCCAAAGGAATGTCTCAAATTCCATTAATACATGTTTTGGACCTAGCACCAGAAGGATGGATAAAACCTCATGTTGACAGTATTAGG TTCTGTGGAGAAATAATTGCTGGTTTAAGTTTACTAAGCAACAGTGTAATGAGACTTACAATggttgaaaatgaaacattataTAAGCATGACTTTTTGCTACCACAAAGATCTTTATACATAATGAG tggTACAGCTAGATATAACTACAAACATGAAATCTTGAAGAATGAAGAATCATATTTTGAAGGGCAACCTGTATCAAAAACTAGACGCATTTCAGTAATATGTAGAAGTCAACCAAACCCTGATACTTAA
- the LOC123988568 gene encoding alpha-ketoglutarate-dependent dioxygenase alkB homolog 7, mitochondrial isoform X3: protein MQIFPNFITVEEENSLMEEIEPYIKKLRYEHSHWDDAIHAYRETERNKWNENNLKIINKIREKAFPKGMSQIPLIHVLDLAPEGWIKPHVDSIRFCGEIIAGLSLLSNSVMRLTMVENETLYKHDFLLPQRSLYIMSGTARYNYKHEILKNEESYFEGQPVSKTRRISVICRSQPNPDT, encoded by the exons atgcaaatttttccaaactTTATTACTGTAGAGGAAGAGAACTCTTTAATGGAAGAAATTGAACCCTATATAAAGAAGCTACGATATGAACATTCTCATTGGGATGAT GCAATACATGCTTATAGAGAAACAGAGCGAAACAAATGGAATGAAAATAACTTAAagataataaacaaaattcgtGAGAAAGCATTTCCCAAAGGAATGTCTCAAATTCCATTAATACATGTTTTGGACCTAGCACCAGAAGGATGGATAAAACCTCATGTTGACAGTATTAGG TTCTGTGGAGAAATAATTGCTGGTTTAAGTTTACTAAGCAACAGTGTAATGAGACTTACAATggttgaaaatgaaacattataTAAGCATGACTTTTTGCTACCACAAAGATCTTTATACATAATGAG tggTACAGCTAGATATAACTACAAACATGAAATCTTGAAGAATGAAGAATCATATTTTGAAGGGCAACCTGTATCAAAAACTAGACGCATTTCAGTAATATGTAGAAGTCAACCAAACCCTGATACTTAA